A window of the Aeromicrobium phoceense genome harbors these coding sequences:
- a CDS encoding endonuclease/exonuclease/phosphatase family protein, giving the protein MSVDYYVAWWNLENLFDEEKAPATRRTEKLRRTIGNDLVGWTRTLRNRKIDQLASVIAQMNDGAGPDLLGVCEVENRFVLNLLVANLEKRLPGRHYGIAHADTDDARGIDVAFLYETSVLEVPPNETFFHVVMRRNATRELVQVNFRTTHGARTWAVFGNHWPSRSGGQFESAGYRHIAGETLAYFHERVLEVHGPETPVIVLGDFNDEPFDTSLVQHALSTRQRNRVTGAEIPLLWNLAWPLAGGRSGQPDGTFYWQNQPNMLDQVLVNRAMTGDAPLRVDEASVEILRFPGTSDDGPYPRPVPFGGMGHPVDENGFSDHFPLGMRVTEAD; this is encoded by the coding sequence ATGTCCGTCGACTACTACGTCGCCTGGTGGAACCTGGAGAACCTCTTCGACGAGGAGAAGGCACCCGCGACGCGTCGCACCGAGAAGCTCCGCCGGACGATCGGGAACGACCTCGTGGGGTGGACCCGCACCCTGCGCAACCGCAAGATCGACCAGCTCGCCTCCGTGATCGCCCAGATGAACGACGGCGCCGGACCCGATCTCCTCGGCGTGTGCGAGGTGGAGAACCGGTTCGTGCTGAACCTCCTCGTGGCCAACCTGGAGAAGCGGCTGCCGGGACGCCACTACGGGATCGCCCACGCCGACACCGACGACGCCCGCGGCATCGACGTCGCGTTCCTGTACGAGACGTCGGTGCTCGAGGTCCCCCCGAACGAGACGTTCTTCCACGTCGTCATGCGCCGCAACGCCACGCGCGAGCTGGTGCAGGTGAACTTCCGCACCACCCACGGCGCCAGGACCTGGGCCGTCTTCGGCAACCACTGGCCGTCGCGCAGCGGGGGTCAGTTCGAGTCCGCCGGCTACCGCCACATCGCGGGAGAGACCCTCGCCTACTTCCACGAGCGGGTCCTCGAGGTGCACGGTCCCGAGACGCCCGTGATCGTCCTCGGCGACTTCAACGACGAGCCCTTCGACACCTCACTCGTGCAGCACGCGCTCAGCACGCGTCAGCGCAACCGCGTGACCGGTGCGGAGATCCCGCTGCTGTGGAACCTCGCGTGGCCGCTGGCCGGCGGCAGGTCGGGGCAGCCGGACGGCACCTTCTACTGGCAGAACCAGCCCAACATGCTCGACCAGGTGCTGGTGAACCGCGCGATGACGGGTGACGCACCCCTGCGGGTGGACGAGGCCTCGGTGGAGATCCTGAGGTTCCCGGGGACGTCGGACGACGGACCGTACCCGCGCCCCGTGCCGTTCGGGGGGATGGGCCACCCGGTGGACGAGAACGGGTTCTCCGACCACTTCCCGCTCGGGATGCGCGTCACCGAGGCCGACTGA
- a CDS encoding ZIP family metal transporter: MDVPLWVEAGLWGLLAGGALVIGAAVAWLVDVPRRVVASIMAFGAGVLISALAFDLVDEAEELGGLTPTVLGFLVGALVYVAANLVLARYGARHRKRSGDEQASEEEQAGSGTAIAIGALLDGVPESVVLGLSLVSGGGVGVPVLAAIFVSNLPEGLSSAAGMKRSGRSARYVFGVWGSIALASGLAAMAGCLLLDDASPTTIAAITASAAGAILAMVADTMIPEAFERTHLYVGLLATIGFLCAFTISRAG; encoded by the coding sequence ATGGACGTGCCGCTCTGGGTCGAGGCGGGCCTGTGGGGCCTGCTGGCCGGCGGTGCCCTGGTGATCGGCGCGGCCGTCGCGTGGCTCGTGGATGTGCCGCGCCGGGTGGTGGCCTCGATCATGGCGTTCGGCGCCGGCGTGCTGATCTCGGCCCTGGCCTTCGACCTGGTCGACGAGGCCGAGGAGCTGGGCGGACTCACGCCCACGGTGCTCGGGTTCCTCGTGGGCGCGCTCGTCTACGTCGCGGCGAACCTCGTGCTGGCGCGGTACGGCGCCCGCCACCGCAAGCGCTCCGGCGATGAGCAGGCGTCCGAGGAGGAGCAGGCGGGCAGCGGGACGGCCATCGCGATCGGCGCCCTGCTCGACGGCGTGCCCGAGTCGGTGGTGCTCGGTCTCTCGCTCGTGAGCGGTGGCGGCGTGGGAGTGCCCGTGCTGGCAGCCATCTTCGTCTCGAACCTCCCCGAGGGACTGTCCAGCGCCGCGGGCATGAAGCGCAGCGGCCGATCGGCCCGGTACGTGTTCGGCGTCTGGGGCTCGATCGCGCTCGCCAGCGGCCTGGCCGCGATGGCCGGCTGCCTCCTGCTCGACGACGCCTCGCCCACCACGATCGCCGCCATCACCGCGAGCGCCGCCGGCGCGATCCTGGCGATGGTGGCCGACACGATGATCCCCGAGGCTTTCGAGCGCACGCATCTCTACGTGGGCCTGCTGGCGACGATCGGCTTCCTGTGCGCCTTCACGATCTCCCGGGCGGGCTGA
- a CDS encoding dihydrofolate reductase family protein codes for MAPIVRVQNFMLSRDGYGSGEGQSLERPFGHADPAVLAGWMLATAHWPGRTEPGGSRGLDDYFTRDFGNNIGAEIMGRNKFGPQRGPWENHDWQGWWGDEPPFHTPVFVLTHHERPSFTLGDTTFHFLEATPEEALARAMEAADGKDVRIGGGVATVLEFLAADLIDTLHVVVVPTELGRGERLWNAPEDLLDRFHLEQVPSPSGVAHHLFWRR; via the coding sequence GTGGCCCCGATCGTCCGAGTCCAGAACTTCATGCTCTCCCGCGACGGGTACGGCAGTGGAGAGGGCCAGAGTCTCGAGCGGCCGTTCGGGCATGCCGATCCCGCAGTCCTCGCCGGCTGGATGCTGGCCACGGCACACTGGCCGGGCCGGACCGAGCCGGGCGGCAGCCGCGGGCTCGACGACTACTTCACCCGCGACTTCGGCAACAACATCGGCGCGGAGATCATGGGGCGCAACAAGTTCGGGCCGCAGCGTGGGCCGTGGGAGAACCACGACTGGCAGGGCTGGTGGGGCGACGAGCCGCCGTTCCACACCCCGGTGTTCGTCCTGACCCATCACGAGCGCCCGTCGTTCACGCTGGGCGACACCACGTTCCACTTCCTGGAGGCCACGCCCGAGGAGGCGCTGGCCCGCGCGATGGAGGCCGCGGACGGCAAGGACGTGCGCATCGGTGGAGGCGTCGCCACGGTGCTCGAGTTCCTCGCGGCCGACCTGATCGACACGCTGCACGTCGTCGTGGTGCCCACCGAGCTCGGTCGCGGCGAGCGCCTGTGGAACGCGCCCGAGGACCTGCTCGACCGCTTCCACCTGGAGCAGGTGCCCAGCCCGAGCGGCGTGGCGCACCACCTGTTCTGGCGCCGCTGA
- a CDS encoding NUDIX domain-containing protein codes for MVPAAGAVVVDDGRILLVRRGREPGRGLWSVPGGRVEPGESLEAACAREVLEETGLTVTVGPELWVVRLPTGDGREFEIHDFAATVTGGALLAGDDADEAAWFPLGELGTLPLVDSLLDHLRRAGLGS; via the coding sequence ATAGTCCCGGCCGCAGGGGCCGTCGTGGTGGACGACGGCCGCATCCTGCTGGTCCGCCGTGGCCGTGAGCCGGGCCGCGGGCTGTGGTCGGTGCCTGGCGGCAGGGTCGAGCCGGGGGAGTCCCTCGAGGCCGCCTGCGCCCGCGAGGTGCTGGAGGAGACCGGCCTGACGGTGACGGTCGGCCCCGAGCTCTGGGTCGTCCGGCTGCCCACCGGCGACGGTCGCGAGTTCGAGATCCACGACTTCGCCGCCACGGTGACGGGCGGAGCCCTGCTGGCCGGTGACGACGCGGACGAGGCGGCGTGGTTCCCCTTGGGGGAGCTGGGCACCCTGCCGCTCGTCGACTCGCTCCTCGACCACCTGCGCCGTGCGGGCCTAGGGTCGTGA
- a CDS encoding M1 family metallopeptidase, translated as MRRVLALVFTAVLILTIGIPGAAGAHPRPSPRPGAPGIGDLYFPTDGNGGYDVGHYDLDIAYDPPTDRLRGRATISARTTHALSAFNLDLNGLTVTSVRVDGRPARWRHVGDELTVIPRRALAKRARFHVVVTYGGVPLVLDEPALGRAGVFPTDDGALIVGQPHVADTWFPVNDHPLDKASYRFRVTVPRGLEAVANGRLAGVRRHGRTQTWTWVARDPMASYLATATVGQFNLDHRRVAGIDYWDAIDPVLYEQPEPRTGERYAINGGENSAYQRLSRVIDVPAAGGELSFHVARDTEPGWDHFFVEARPVGTEDWTTLPDANGHTTREVGNACPGWLTLHPFLTHYQTDDGAGGCTAEGTTGEWHAVSGASDGYEQWRLDLSAYAGRSVEVALSVVGDESVAYNGVYVDDVVAPGGAGSTSFEADADPLDGWAATGAPAGSPGNASDWRTATESAGPSTGENAEEALAREPEIIDFLDDILGPYPFGESGGIVDDDPGLGFALENQTRPIYAQGWFTSPGDNTSVVVHELAHQWTGDDLALEAWQHIWLNEGFASYMEWLWSQDGGGASAQEIFDFYAAIPADDPFWATVIGDPGPEHIFDGPVYDRGAMALHALRLEIGDGDFFRLLRRWTAMQAGGNVRTDEFTSLAERVSGEDLDAFFTAWLFTPEKPAGLPEAAALRGSPSGDLAKQLARPEVHR; from the coding sequence ATGCGCAGAGTCCTCGCCCTGGTTTTCACCGCCGTCCTGATCCTGACGATCGGCATTCCCGGCGCGGCCGGCGCGCACCCGAGGCCCTCTCCTCGTCCCGGCGCCCCCGGCATCGGCGACCTGTACTTCCCGACGGACGGGAACGGCGGGTACGACGTCGGTCACTACGACCTCGACATCGCCTACGATCCCCCCACGGACCGCTTACGGGGCCGCGCCACCATCTCCGCACGCACCACGCACGCGCTTTCAGCGTTCAATCTCGACCTCAACGGCCTGACGGTCACGAGCGTCAGGGTCGACGGCCGTCCGGCCCGCTGGCGCCACGTGGGGGACGAGCTGACGGTCATCCCGCGTCGTGCCCTCGCGAAGCGGGCCCGCTTCCACGTCGTCGTGACGTACGGCGGCGTCCCGCTCGTGCTGGACGAGCCCGCACTCGGGCGGGCCGGCGTGTTCCCGACCGACGACGGAGCCCTGATCGTCGGCCAGCCCCACGTGGCCGACACCTGGTTCCCGGTCAACGACCACCCGCTGGACAAGGCGAGCTACCGGTTCCGGGTGACGGTGCCCCGGGGGCTCGAGGCGGTCGCCAACGGCCGTCTGGCCGGAGTGAGGCGGCACGGCCGCACGCAGACCTGGACGTGGGTCGCCCGGGACCCGATGGCCTCGTACCTGGCGACCGCGACGGTCGGCCAGTTCAACCTCGACCACCGGCGCGTCGCCGGCATCGACTACTGGGACGCGATCGATCCGGTCCTCTACGAGCAGCCCGAGCCGCGCACGGGGGAGCGCTACGCGATCAACGGCGGCGAGAACTCGGCCTACCAGCGGCTGAGCCGGGTCATCGACGTCCCGGCGGCGGGCGGTGAGCTCTCGTTCCACGTCGCCCGCGACACCGAGCCGGGATGGGACCACTTCTTCGTCGAGGCGCGCCCGGTGGGCACCGAGGACTGGACGACGCTCCCCGATGCGAACGGCCACACCACGCGGGAGGTGGGCAACGCCTGCCCGGGCTGGCTCACCCTGCACCCGTTCCTCACGCACTACCAGACCGATGACGGTGCGGGTGGCTGCACGGCCGAGGGCACCACGGGGGAGTGGCACGCGGTGAGCGGTGCCAGCGACGGCTACGAGCAGTGGAGGCTGGACCTGTCCGCCTACGCCGGTCGGTCGGTCGAGGTCGCCCTGTCCGTCGTGGGCGACGAGTCGGTGGCCTACAACGGTGTGTACGTCGACGACGTGGTCGCGCCGGGTGGCGCGGGCTCGACCTCGTTCGAGGCCGACGCCGATCCGCTGGACGGCTGGGCGGCGACCGGTGCACCTGCCGGCAGTCCCGGCAACGCCAGCGACTGGCGCACCGCCACGGAGTCGGCGGGTCCGTCCACGGGCGAGAACGCCGAGGAGGCGCTGGCCCGCGAGCCCGAGATCATCGACTTCCTCGACGACATCCTCGGTCCGTACCCGTTCGGCGAGTCCGGGGGGATCGTCGACGACGACCCGGGGCTGGGATTCGCGCTGGAGAACCAGACCCGGCCGATCTATGCGCAGGGCTGGTTCACCTCGCCCGGCGACAACACGTCGGTGGTCGTCCACGAGCTCGCGCACCAGTGGACTGGTGACGACCTGGCGCTCGAGGCCTGGCAGCACATCTGGCTCAACGAGGGCTTCGCCAGCTACATGGAGTGGCTCTGGTCGCAGGACGGTGGCGGGGCCTCGGCCCAGGAGATCTTCGACTTCTACGCCGCCATCCCCGCCGACGACCCGTTCTGGGCGACGGTGATCGGCGATCCGGGCCCTGAGCACATCTTCGACGGGCCGGTCTACGACCGAGGCGCGATGGCCCTGCACGCGCTGCGCCTGGAGATCGGCGACGGCGACTTCTTCCGCCTGCTCAGGCGCTGGACGGCCATGCAGGCGGGGGGCAACGTGCGGACGGACGAGTTCACCTCGCTGGCCGAGCGGGTGTCGGGCGAGGACCTCGACGCCTTCTTCACCGCGTGGCTGTTCACTCCGGAGAAGCCCGCAGGCCTCCCCGAGGCGGCAGCGTTGCGCGGGAGCCCGTCGGGCGACCTGGCCAAGCAGCTGGCCCGACCGGAGGTGCACCGATAG
- a CDS encoding PPOX class F420-dependent oxidoreductase → MPSIATTTRVDLDELLEFVRPRHRFILITHRSDGSPQASPVTGGVDDAGRLVISTYPERAKTRNARRDERVSVVVLSDEWNDAWVQVDGTAEVLDVPEALDAFVEYFRNISGEHPDWDEYRRAMVDQGKSLIRITPTSWGPIATGGFPARLVQD, encoded by the coding sequence ATGCCCTCCATCGCCACCACCACCCGGGTCGACCTCGACGAGCTGCTCGAGTTCGTCCGTCCCCGGCACCGGTTCATCCTCATCACGCATCGCTCCGACGGGAGTCCCCAGGCCTCCCCCGTCACCGGAGGCGTGGACGACGCGGGGCGACTCGTGATCTCGACCTACCCCGAGCGCGCGAAGACCCGCAATGCCCGCCGGGACGAGCGGGTCAGCGTGGTCGTCCTGTCCGACGAGTGGAACGACGCCTGGGTCCAGGTCGACGGGACGGCCGAGGTCCTCGACGTGCCCGAGGCGCTCGACGCCTTCGTGGAGTACTTCAGGAACATCTCCGGCGAGCACCCCGACTGGGACGAGTACCGCCGGGCGATGGTCGACCAGGGCAAGAGCCTCATCCGGATCACGCCGACGTCATGGGGTCCGATCGCGACGGGCGGGTTCCCCGCCCGGCTCGTGCAGGACTAG
- a CDS encoding MOSC domain-containing protein: MPQPRVVAVSRDDQHRFSKVPVDSITLVAGHGVEGDAHAGAFVKHRSRVKRDPQQPNLRQVHLIHAELFDEALAQGYELGPGDLGENVLTEGVDLLGLPTGTRLDFGGPVVRLTGLRNPCVQINRFKPGLVKVVLAKDDGTPAGRPVGTSVPTVIRKAGVMAVVESGGDVVPGRPITVTLPAEPHAPLAPV, encoded by the coding sequence GTGCCCCAGCCCCGCGTCGTCGCCGTCAGCCGCGATGACCAGCACCGCTTCAGCAAGGTGCCTGTCGACTCGATCACCCTCGTGGCCGGCCACGGGGTCGAGGGCGATGCCCATGCCGGCGCCTTCGTGAAGCACCGCTCCCGGGTCAAGCGCGACCCGCAGCAGCCGAACCTGCGCCAGGTCCACCTGATCCACGCCGAGCTCTTCGACGAGGCCCTCGCCCAGGGCTACGAGCTCGGTCCCGGGGACCTCGGCGAGAACGTCCTCACCGAGGGCGTCGACCTGCTGGGACTGCCCACCGGGACGCGGCTGGACTTCGGCGGGCCCGTGGTGCGGCTCACCGGGCTGCGCAACCCGTGCGTCCAGATCAACCGGTTCAAGCCCGGGCTGGTCAAGGTCGTGCTGGCGAAGGACGACGGCACACCGGCCGGACGCCCGGTCGGCACCTCGGTGCCCACGGTGATCAGGAAGGCCGGCGTCATGGCGGTGGTGGAGTCCGGCGGCGACGTCGTCCCGGGCCGTCCGATCACCGTCACCCTTCCGGCCGAGCCGCACGCACCACTCGCCCCGGTCTGA
- a CDS encoding dihydrofolate reductase family protein has protein sequence MTATYTFDVFASVDGYGSYRPPGDWGGYWGKQGPEFVQHRDRLYSDEARMVFGGTTFREFVEMFAASQEWPDIEDSWVGRMRRMPATVVSSSVDPQADWVEATMARGDAVDVVTRLKEESDVPLRSHGSLSLNSALLAAGLVDVVQLTVFPVITRSDR, from the coding sequence ATGACCGCGACCTACACCTTCGACGTCTTCGCCAGCGTCGACGGCTACGGCTCCTACCGACCGCCGGGCGACTGGGGCGGCTACTGGGGCAAGCAGGGGCCCGAGTTCGTCCAGCACCGCGATCGCCTCTACTCCGACGAGGCGCGCATGGTCTTCGGCGGCACCACCTTCCGGGAGTTCGTGGAGATGTTCGCCGCGTCGCAGGAGTGGCCCGATATCGAGGACTCGTGGGTGGGACGGATGCGCCGGATGCCCGCGACGGTGGTCTCGTCCTCCGTCGATCCCCAAGCCGACTGGGTCGAGGCGACCATGGCCCGGGGCGACGCCGTCGACGTCGTGACGCGGCTCAAGGAGGAGTCCGACGTACCGCTGCGCTCGCACGGCAGTCTGTCGCTGAACTCGGCGCTGCTGGCTGCCGGACTCGTGGACGTCGTGCAGCTGACGGTCTTTCCCGTGATCACCAGGTCAGACCGGTGA
- a CDS encoding gamma-glutamyl-gamma-aminobutyrate hydrolase family protein, translated as MTSSTTPARPLLAVLHLRTRRPHDPAFQVALDALNAPTLRVAAELGWDVVPVASAELPPEVTVELVDRADAVVLMGGEDVDPSFYGGPSTYPGSGHHEPNADRAHVDAVHRCLAAGTPLLGICRGLQVLNVALGGTLVQHLASSHRHRAEGDDHFVRNRVTVTHDGLGAAVDASQDVRCAHHQAVDRVADGLVVAARAADGVVEAVVHESAPITGVQWHPEHAETADLQLGALLRRLTEQAPVAHSAS; from the coding sequence GTGACGAGCTCGACCACGCCGGCGAGGCCCCTCCTCGCCGTGCTGCACCTGCGCACCCGGCGACCCCACGACCCCGCCTTCCAGGTCGCCCTCGACGCGCTGAACGCGCCCACCCTCCGGGTGGCCGCGGAGCTCGGGTGGGACGTCGTGCCGGTCGCCTCGGCCGAGCTCCCTCCCGAGGTCACGGTGGAGCTCGTCGACCGGGCCGACGCGGTCGTCCTCATGGGCGGCGAGGACGTCGATCCGTCGTTCTACGGCGGACCCTCCACGTACCCGGGCTCGGGACACCACGAGCCGAACGCGGACCGGGCCCACGTCGACGCCGTGCACCGGTGCCTCGCCGCGGGAACGCCACTGCTCGGGATCTGCCGCGGGCTCCAGGTGCTGAACGTCGCACTGGGCGGCACCCTCGTGCAGCACCTCGCCTCGTCGCACCGGCACCGCGCGGAGGGCGACGACCACTTCGTCCGGAACCGCGTCACCGTGACGCACGACGGTCTCGGCGCCGCGGTGGACGCATCGCAGGACGTGCGCTGTGCCCACCACCAGGCGGTCGACCGTGTCGCGGACGGCCTGGTCGTCGCGGCACGCGCGGCGGACGGCGTCGTCGAGGCGGTGGTGCACGAGTCCGCCCCGATCACCGGCGTGCAGTGGCACCCGGAGCACGCCGAGACCGCCGACCTCCAGCTCGGAGCCCTGCTGCGGCGACTCACGGAGCAGGCTCCCGTGGCCCACTCCGCCTCCTGA
- a CDS encoding glutamate decarboxylase, translated as MTLDEKQAESLYGNRFLTERAPATVFPASGMRPPDAFRLLEEDLNLEGDPQRNLATFVTTWMEPEAQRIIAENLHRNFIDHAEYPVSAEIEQRCVRMLADLFNAPGETTGCRTQGSSEAIMLGALSLKWKWKQRREAENASTDRPNLVFGADVHVVWEKFCRYFDVEPRIVPLAENKYTIGPDDVAPHLDENTIGVVGVLGTTFTGHMDDIAGMNQLLLDLKSERGLDIPIHVDGASGGFVWPFLYPDTAWDFRLEQVRSINVSGHKYGLVYPGIGWLVFRETSDLAEDLVFYENYLGKTDATFTLNFSTGASMVLAQYYNFVRLGRDGYTYVMQQMKQNATALAENLQAGGRFEVIGADLEQLPLVAFRLHGDHEGYDESDVSWQLSAERGWMVPAYTLPPNAEKVKIMRALVKETMSREQVERLTLDIAEACTTLDAKGGAHHRERAQTKIGTGF; from the coding sequence ATGACACTCGACGAGAAGCAGGCAGAGTCGCTCTACGGCAATCGCTTCCTGACGGAGCGGGCCCCCGCCACCGTCTTCCCGGCGAGCGGGATGCGTCCGCCCGACGCGTTTCGGCTGCTCGAGGAGGACCTGAACCTCGAGGGCGATCCCCAGCGCAACCTCGCCACCTTCGTCACCACCTGGATGGAGCCCGAGGCGCAGCGGATCATCGCCGAGAACCTCCACCGCAACTTCATCGACCACGCCGAGTACCCCGTCTCGGCCGAGATCGAGCAGCGGTGCGTGCGCATGCTCGCCGATCTCTTCAACGCGCCCGGTGAGACCACCGGCTGCCGGACCCAGGGGTCGTCGGAGGCGATCATGCTCGGCGCCCTGTCGCTCAAGTGGAAGTGGAAGCAGCGCCGGGAAGCCGAGAACGCGTCGACCGATCGCCCGAACCTCGTCTTCGGCGCGGACGTCCACGTCGTCTGGGAGAAGTTCTGCCGGTACTTCGACGTCGAGCCCCGGATCGTCCCGCTCGCCGAGAACAAGTACACGATCGGCCCCGACGACGTGGCGCCGCACCTCGACGAGAACACGATCGGCGTCGTCGGCGTGCTGGGCACGACGTTCACCGGGCACATGGACGACATCGCCGGGATGAACCAGCTGCTCCTGGACCTCAAGTCGGAGCGTGGCCTCGACATCCCGATCCACGTGGACGGGGCCAGCGGCGGGTTCGTGTGGCCGTTCCTCTACCCCGACACCGCCTGGGACTTCCGGCTGGAGCAGGTCAGGTCGATCAACGTCTCCGGGCACAAGTACGGCCTGGTGTACCCCGGCATCGGGTGGCTCGTCTTCCGTGAGACCTCCGACCTGGCCGAGGACCTCGTCTTCTACGAGAACTACCTCGGCAAGACCGACGCGACCTTCACGCTGAACTTCTCGACCGGCGCGTCCATGGTGCTGGCGCAGTACTACAACTTCGTCCGCCTCGGTCGTGACGGCTACACCTACGTCATGCAGCAGATGAAGCAGAACGCCACCGCCCTGGCCGAGAACCTGCAGGCCGGCGGTCGCTTCGAGGTGATCGGTGCCGACCTGGAGCAGCTGCCGCTCGTGGCGTTCCGGCTGCACGGTGACCACGAGGGATACGACGAGTCCGACGTCTCGTGGCAGCTCTCGGCGGAGCGCGGCTGGATGGTGCCGGCGTACACGCTTCCCCCCAACGCGGAGAAGGTGAAGATCATGCGAGCCCTGGTGAAGGAGACGATGAGCCGCGAGCAGGTCGAGCGGCTCACCCTCGACATCGCCGAGGCGTGCACGACACTCGACGCGAAGGGCGGAGCGCACCACCGGGAACGGGCGCAGACGAAGATCGGAACCGGCTTCTGA
- a CDS encoding alpha/beta hydrolase fold domain-containing protein, with the protein MTVTPERSTYALPGRLGDETRGPRTDDRFPPAMVEAMAAFGLDAVAVPPPVSADDDLETVLAAVGAAHEGFQAVYDSIPIDLPGDRDDVETSTETIIGVDGNEIVLHIFRPAGVDGPLPGVVYTHGGGMTIIRTDNRLHRRWCTDVAASGCVVVMVDFRNAWTSEGHHPFPAGVEDCLAGVLWADENREALGLSCLVVQGESGGGNLAIATTLLAKSRGRVDAIDGVYACIPYISGGYSWDRDRRLAELPSLVENDGYFIETAGMALLVRAYDPTGEHAEDPLAWPYFATEDDLRGLPPFVVSVNELDPLRDEGVAFARKLARAGVDVAARVNLGLIHGGDVIFRQWLPGPQEAAVRDVAGFAVDRARRKAADEG; encoded by the coding sequence ATGACCGTGACCCCCGAACGATCCACCTACGCCCTGCCCGGCCGACTCGGCGACGAGACGCGCGGGCCCCGGACCGACGACCGGTTCCCGCCCGCGATGGTCGAAGCCATGGCGGCCTTCGGCCTCGATGCCGTGGCCGTCCCACCGCCGGTGTCCGCCGACGACGACCTCGAGACCGTCCTGGCAGCGGTCGGTGCCGCCCACGAGGGATTCCAGGCCGTCTACGACTCGATCCCGATCGACCTCCCGGGGGACCGGGACGATGTCGAGACGTCCACCGAGACGATCATCGGTGTCGACGGCAACGAGATCGTGCTGCACATCTTCCGGCCCGCAGGCGTCGACGGACCGCTGCCCGGTGTCGTCTACACCCACGGCGGCGGGATGACGATCATCAGGACCGACAACCGGCTCCACCGTCGGTGGTGCACCGACGTCGCCGCCTCCGGGTGCGTCGTCGTCATGGTCGACTTCCGCAACGCGTGGACCTCCGAGGGCCACCACCCGTTCCCCGCGGGCGTCGAGGACTGCCTCGCGGGGGTGCTGTGGGCCGACGAGAACCGCGAGGCGCTCGGTCTGAGCTGCCTCGTGGTGCAGGGGGAGTCCGGCGGCGGCAACCTGGCCATCGCCACCACGCTCCTCGCGAAGAGTCGCGGCCGGGTCGACGCGATCGACGGCGTCTACGCCTGCATCCCGTACATCAGTGGCGGCTACTCCTGGGACCGCGACCGGCGTCTCGCCGAGCTGCCGTCGCTCGTCGAGAACGACGGCTACTTCATCGAGACCGCGGGGATGGCGCTGCTCGTCCGTGCGTACGACCCGACGGGTGAGCACGCCGAGGACCCGCTCGCCTGGCCGTACTTCGCGACCGAGGACGACCTCCGCGGGCTGCCGCCCTTCGTGGTCTCGGTCAACGAGCTCGACCCGCTGCGCGACGAGGGCGTCGCCTTCGCGCGAAAGCTCGCGCGCGCGGGCGTCGACGTCGCGGCCCGCGTCAACCTCGGGCTCATCCACGGCGGCGACGTGATCTTCCGTCAGTGGCTGCCGGGGCCGCAGGAGGCCGCCGTCCGGGATGTCGCGGGGTTCGCGGTCGACCGCGCGCGGCGCAAGGCGGCGGATGAGGGCTAG
- a CDS encoding QsdR family transcriptional regulator: MGRPTKDDAYRLGRRTYLNGERFDLGRMADELGVNRVTLYRWVGTKEQMLVDVTWQLTDLTLRQEWEKAKDSPGPRVPAVIGGFLRAMFSWPEVRRFNEENNAFLMRVMTTAEYGFHARLVGAVRGYVERDVAEGRTTDTVPAQDLAYACVRLVESYVYLPSITGAPPAPEAAQRVLEALLRP; this comes from the coding sequence ATGGGGCGCCCGACGAAGGATGACGCCTACCGGCTCGGCCGCCGGACCTACCTCAACGGCGAGCGGTTCGACCTCGGGCGGATGGCCGACGAGCTCGGCGTGAACCGGGTGACCCTCTACCGCTGGGTCGGCACCAAGGAGCAGATGCTGGTCGACGTCACGTGGCAGCTGACGGACCTGACCCTGCGCCAGGAGTGGGAGAAGGCGAAGGACTCGCCCGGCCCGCGGGTTCCCGCCGTGATCGGAGGGTTCCTGCGAGCGATGTTCTCCTGGCCCGAGGTACGCCGGTTCAACGAGGAGAACAACGCGTTCCTGATGCGGGTGATGACGACGGCGGAGTACGGGTTCCACGCACGGCTCGTGGGCGCGGTCCGCGGGTACGTCGAGCGTGACGTGGCCGAGGGACGCACGACGGACACGGTTCCCGCGCAGGACCTGGCGTACGCGTGCGTGCGCCTCGTGGAGTCCTACGTCTACCTGCCGAGCATCACCGGCGCGCCTCCCGCGCCGGAGGCAGCCCAGCGCGTGCTCGAGGCGCTGCTGCGGCCCTGA